The genomic window TCCCCTCGCTCAAAGAGCGGCGAGATCAAGCGTCTGTATGTTCGTCCGGAACATCGTGGACATGGGATTGCTGAGGCGCTTCTGCATCATTTGGAAAAATACGCCCGGAATTGTGGATATAAAACACTTTTCCTTGATTCGAAAAAAGATCTGATGCCCGCGGTCCGTTTTTACCGCAGGCATGGATATGAGTTCTGTGGCCGCTATAACGACAACCCCCAGGCAACCATCTTCATGCGTAAAGAGCTTTAGGCCTGTCCGGGAAAGGCCATAACCAGACGACCTGTTTCTGATAAACTAAAGTGGCACCTGACATGATGCCGACGTAGCTCAGTTGGTAGAGCAGCCGATTCGTAATCGGCAGGTCACCGGTTCAAGTCCGGTCGTCGGCTCCAGCATTTTGGGGCATTTTCTATCGCCCAGCATTTCGGGCCTTGTTACTCAAAACGCCCCGGAGACCAATCTTTTCAAAACTGGGCCAGTGTTTCCAGAAGTTTGCGGGCCACAGCCTGTCTGCCCTCTTCGTTCAAATGGCCGCCATCATACGTGTACTCCGGGGCCAGAGTGTAGATTTTTTCCCCATGAGAGATGAAATATACGCGAGACCCGTCGGGAAGAGTGGACTCTGCCTCTGCAAGGTCAAAGAGAGGCTGTTTTCCGGCATATTCCTGTCGAAGAAGCTGATTGAAGTGATGTCGTTTTTCTGCGATGGCGCGCTCGGTAGGACGACCAAGCAGGTTTTTCAGCCATGCCTTCCATGATGGCTCGACGGTCGTCAGCGGGATCGTGACATGAATGAGAGTCAATTGCGGATAGCGTGCGGCCAGCATACGCATGTTCTCCCGGTAGTCTGCGAACATTTTGTTTATGTCTGTCTCAGGACGAATGTCCACAAAGCAGTATTTGTAGAGGGCGATGCCTCCCTGCTCTCCGAATCCTTTCTCGATGATGTCGCGAAAAGCCAGATTTTTCGACTCAGGGTCTCCGTTACGACCGATATGCGATTCCATCCATGCCGGCCCCGGCACGCGATGCGGGTCCTCACTCGAAATGATGTGCAGATTGTTTCTATGAGCCTGCTTTTCAATATCGCGCACACCGTCCAGTATGTTTTCTCCGACCGATTGATGACCGAAGTAAATGCGCAAAGATTCAAGCTTTTTCCATTGTGTCTCTGAGATCATGACCGGCTGATGTTCCTTTTTTTGGCAGGAAGAGAGTACTGGTAAAACAAACAGGAGCGCTATGGCCAACTTTTGCATTACGATGCCACAGTTTTGCATTCCCGCAGCGCGGCCTTCACCACTTTGCCAGATGCATTTTTGGGCAACACATCCAGAAAGACAAATTCTTTGGGAACCTGCATGGATGGAAGGGTCCTGAGGCAGAATTCACGCAAAGACAGCTCCGTTTGCGATGCCTTGCCCTCACGAAGAACGACATACGCTTTCACTGCTTCTCCTAAGATTTCATCGGGCACGCCAATCACGGCAGCCTCCAGCAGGTCTCCACACTCAAGAAGTTTCTCTTCGATTGCGCGGCAGCTTACACGGTTCCCACCGCATTTGATGAAGTCCTTGGCACGGTCCACCACGTAGATATAACCATCGCTATCTACTGTGGCCAGATCACCAGTATGAAGCTGGCCATTCTGGAAGACGGCCGCTGTGTCCTCAGGCGAGCGCCAATAACCCTGGGCAATGTTCTCGCCTTCAGCAACAATCTCTCCCACTTCTCCTGGGGCGGCCTCCCGTCCTTCACACAGGACCCGAAGCTTGACACCCGGTATTCCCTTTCCGATCGATCCCGGCTTGCTGTCCAGCATTTGCGGAGGCAAATAAGAAAGCCGTGCTGTCGCTTCGGTCTGCCCGTACATAAGAAAAACCTCAACCCCGGGCAATGCGTCGCGCAATTCATGTACGAATGCCGGGGCCAGATGTCCTCCAGCCTGCTGCACATAACGGAGACATGGGAAGCTATATTTTCTTAACGACGATTTACGCAACAAGATCTGGTAGTGGCTTGGGACCCCAGCAAAGCCCGTACAGCGGGTCTCAAGCATTCTCTCCAGAATCTTCTCAGGAAACAGAAAGCGCGGATCGATTACGAGGCTTCCTCCTACGCGAAGATGGGTATGCAGAAGAGAGGCCCCAAAGCAATAGTGGAAGGGCAGGACCGTCATGATGCGGTCACTGCTGGTAAGCCTTAGATATTCAAGAATAGATTGCGTGTTAGCAATGATGTTTCCATGCGAAATCATCACCCCGCGGGGCCTGCCTGTGGTACCGCTGGTGAACATCAGAGCTGCAAGGTCCTTGCGGCAGATTTCAGGAAAGTCCAGATCTGAACCGAAGCGGTTTTGCTGCTGCTGGACCGACCCTTCCTGCCGGTATAAAGGAACATCCGAAATTACCGGCACGCTCAAGGAAAGCTTATTCTTCAAAAACACCCGGGCCGGAGCACAGGCAGCTTTTGGCGCGGCCACTTCGAGAATGTAGGCCAGTGTTTCCTGATCAACATTCGCTGGCAGCGGCACGCAGACCAGACCGGCCCGCAAAATCCCAAGATAAGCCGCAACCCAGAAGTACCCGTTTTCTCCAATCAGGAGCACGCGGTCTCCTTTGCGACACCCTAGCTGCAGCAGATGGGAAGCCATGCACTGTGCTCCAAACGCCAGATCGCCATAGGTCTTCTCAGAATCCAGCAGGAGGAGCGCTGTCTGCTCCGGATCTTTCCCGGCGAGCAGGTAGTCATAGACACTTGAAGAAGCTTCGTTTTCTGGCGTTTGGGTTTCGTGCGTCCCAGACTGGAGCAACAAGGGTCTTTTCCTTTCTCTTCTTTGGTTTTCGAGGGCCCGTCGGGTCAAATCTCGCATTCATCCACGGGTTCCACCAGCAGAGGTTCCATGCGCAGATATCGCGTGACAGACCGCTTCGCGTCAATCTGTTGATAGGCGCGCTCCACTGCACTGACGGAAAGTCCTGCACACTGGGCGATTTCCTCGGGCGGCAGTTCATGGTTCCGGCCAAAAAGACAGAGGTCAAACTGACGCAGAGGCATCGAAAAGTAAAACTCTTCCTGAGTCTGCTCCAGAGAATAGGTGTCGGTTGTTGGCGGCCGCTTCCGTATCTCCTCAGGGACGCCCAGATACTCAGCCAACTGATACACCTGGGACTTATATAAATGTGCAATGGGCTTAAAGTCCGCCGCTCCGTCCCCATTCTTCACAAAAAAACCCTGATCGTATTCAAGACGATTCGGCGTGCCAGCCACGGCAAACTGGTACCGGTCTGCATAGTGATACTCAATCATCTTGCGGGCGCGCTGCTTAAAGTTGGTTGAGGCAAGAATGCCCAGGTAAGCCTCCGCCGTAAGTCTTCTCTTGTGGACCGTACCATCCGGGGCCTGTACAACGAGAGAAAAGAGGGAATACTTGCTGTCTTCGTGAATGGAAGGCAGGACAATCTTCATTTTGTATCCCTGCCCATACTCGGGAAAAACCGTGCGGATGGCTTCGTCCCGCCGCTCATAGCAACGGGCGCCTTTTAAAATGGGGCTGATGTCTTCAATAAACGCGCGCGCACCAAGTGCTTGAGCGACGCTCTGGCCGAGACGCAGACTGTCATTGGAAGAATCAAGCTCGGGCGTAAAGAGAAGGACGGTACGTTCCGGGCCGAGAGCGCGGGCACACAAAAACGCCACAACACTACTGTCAATTCCGCCAGAAACACCGATCACAGCACCCTTGCGCCTCAGGCGCCTGAAGACCATCTCCCGAATAGAAGACTCGATACGCTGCACCTCGGCTTCGGCATCCAGTCGCAGCGGATCGCTGAGCAAGGTCATGGACTCTGTTTGCTTCACGGTTTGTCTCCGTTCACACCTGCAGCTGCAAGTTCCGGCTCTGCAGAAGCCGACTTCAGGGCCAACTTGCGGGAAATATAGGCGACGAGGTTGTCGATTGAGTCCAGGTTTTCCGGAATGAGCTCGTGGTCCTCAACCTGGATCTGATACGTCTCCTCAATATGGAGAACGAGTTCCAGGACACCGGTGGAATCAATTACGCCCTTGCTGATAAAAGAATCTTTGTCTGTCAGCCCGGCGTCGTCACCGAACAGATAATTCGTTACGATGAAATCGCGAAGTTCTCGCTGTAGGTCGTACATTCGCTTTCCTGCTTTCTCTCTATTTTTCGATTCTGGTCAATCAATTGGTCTATCAGGAGTGACGTGGAGAGGATGCCAACCAACGCCATATTGTCTCCGGCATTGGTAGGCCGCCCGGACCGGAATTTCTCCAACAGCATCCGGACTGGTTCTGGTTTAAAGATGCCTGTATTCTTCAGCGCTTCAGGCGACAAAAGCTCGTCTACATAGCTGCATGCTTTTCCGGTAACAAAACTCCGGCCATCCGGAGCTCGATAAGGCTGCTTGGGGCGCGACAGAATGGACTCAGGCACGAGCCCTTTGGCCATGCGCTTCAGCAGATGTTTCTCATCAAGCGCCTTCATCTTCAGCCTGGGCGAAAGACGTGAAGCAAATTCGACGACGCGGTAATCCAAAAACGGATAGCGGCCCTCAATCGAATGAGCCATGGCCACCCTGTCCCCTTGCGCCGAGAGAATATAGCTGGGGAGAAGATGTGCAGTCTCCAGGTACTGGGCCTGACAAAATCCGTCCCACCCTGAAAATCCTTCTGGAAGACCATCCAGCATCTCAGACATGCAGTCATAACCGGCAAGCTGAGAGTGCACTTCATCACTGAAGAAGTTTTTGGCACGCGAGGTAAGCGTCCAGCGCGGCAGATGAGAAAAGAAAGGATCATTTAAGCCAGATGGATCTACGTGAAAAAACCGTTGCAGGTAGGCAGGAGATTGCTTTTGCACCGATTCTATATAGGGGTAGAGCTTCTTGAGCAGAAGAGGACGCAACCTGGAATTCAAGTCCCTGGCTATGAAACGGCGCACCTTCGCCTCTTTGAAGATGTCATAGCCTCCCAGTATCTCGTCGGACCCCTCGCCTGTAAGGACAACCTTGAATCCGTTCTCACGCACCAGCCGGGACAACAGATAAAGCGGAGCAGGTGCCGTGCGCAGGACAGGCTGCTCCATATGCCAAACTACATCGGGGAAAATTTCTCCAATGTCCTGTGCTGAGCAGCGGATGGTTTCATGCCGGGTCCCAAAGAATCTTGCAGCTTCGCGCTGCCAGAGGCTCTCATCAAGATCCGCATCCTCAAATGCGACAGAGAATGTT from Pseudacidobacterium ailaaui includes these protein-coding regions:
- a CDS encoding GNAT family N-acetyltransferase; its protein translation is MVAPMQTHPTQIHIRRAALNEMDAAYEIVCEYYEAVGVLVREDRASFEHQYSGEGAGVWLASAAGEVVGCIALRRLSPRSKSGEIKRLYVRPEHRGHGIAEALLHHLEKYARNCGYKTLFLDSKKDLMPAVRFYRRHGYEFCGRYNDNPQATIFMRKEL
- a CDS encoding class I adenylate-forming enzyme family protein; its protein translation is MLLQSGTHETQTPENEASSSVYDYLLAGKDPEQTALLLLDSEKTYGDLAFGAQCMASHLLQLGCRKGDRVLLIGENGYFWVAAYLGILRAGLVCVPLPANVDQETLAYILEVAAPKAACAPARVFLKNKLSLSVPVISDVPLYRQEGSVQQQQNRFGSDLDFPEICRKDLAALMFTSGTTGRPRGVMISHGNIIANTQSILEYLRLTSSDRIMTVLPFHYCFGASLLHTHLRVGGSLVIDPRFLFPEKILERMLETRCTGFAGVPSHYQILLRKSSLRKYSFPCLRYVQQAGGHLAPAFVHELRDALPGVEVFLMYGQTEATARLSYLPPQMLDSKPGSIGKGIPGVKLRVLCEGREAAPGEVGEIVAEGENIAQGYWRSPEDTAAVFQNGQLHTGDLATVDSDGYIYVVDRAKDFIKCGGNRVSCRAIEEKLLECGDLLEAAVIGVPDEILGEAVKAYVVLREGKASQTELSLREFCLRTLPSMQVPKEFVFLDVLPKNASGKVVKAALRECKTVAS
- the nadE gene encoding NAD(+) synthase, with product MKQTESMTLLSDPLRLDAEAEVQRIESSIREMVFRRLRRKGAVIGVSGGIDSSVVAFLCARALGPERTVLLFTPELDSSNDSLRLGQSVAQALGARAFIEDISPILKGARCYERRDEAIRTVFPEYGQGYKMKIVLPSIHEDSKYSLFSLVVQAPDGTVHKRRLTAEAYLGILASTNFKQRARKMIEYHYADRYQFAVAGTPNRLEYDQGFFVKNGDGAADFKPIAHLYKSQVYQLAEYLGVPEEIRKRPPTTDTYSLEQTQEEFYFSMPLRQFDLCLFGRNHELPPEEIAQCAGLSVSAVERAYQQIDAKRSVTRYLRMEPLLVEPVDECEI
- a CDS encoding acyl carrier protein gives rise to the protein MYDLQRELRDFIVTNYLFGDDAGLTDKDSFISKGVIDSTGVLELVLHIEETYQIQVEDHELIPENLDSIDNLVAYISRKLALKSASAEPELAAAGVNGDKP
- the asnB gene encoding asparagine synthase (glutamine-hydrolyzing), coding for MCGIAGIISQDSTAFRALALERMVQTLVHRGPDEQGLHIDGTASLGHARLSILDLAGGQQPMQLHDAPLWITFNGEIFNYIELRRELEQKGHSFKTKSDTEVILHLYQEYGPDFVQRMNGQWAFAIWDDIRQQLFLSRDRLGIRPLYYASVGRAFLFASEIKAILTYPRVPRQIDLQALDQIFTFWCPLPSRTIFKGIHQLPPGHSAILKDGDLKVWQYWKLHYEWDVDDSPQAADRASDLLFELLLDAARIRLRADVPVGAYLSGGLDSAVTTALITRFVPENLQTFSVAFEDADLDESLWQREAARFFGTRHETIRCSAQDIGEIFPDVVWHMEQPVLRTAPAPLYLLSRLVRENGFKVVLTGEGSDEILGGYDIFKEAKVRRFIARDLNSRLRPLLLKKLYPYIESVQKQSPAYLQRFFHVDPSGLNDPFFSHLPRWTLTSRAKNFFSDEVHSQLAGYDCMSEMLDGLPEGFSGWDGFCQAQYLETAHLLPSYILSAQGDRVAMAHSIEGRYPFLDYRVVEFASRLSPRLKMKALDEKHLLKRMAKGLVPESILSRPKQPYRAPDGRSFVTGKACSYVDELLSPEALKNTGIFKPEPVRMLLEKFRSGRPTNAGDNMALVGILSTSLLIDQLIDQNRKIERKQESECTTYSENFAISS